The following proteins come from a genomic window of Mycobacterium sp. DL:
- a CDS encoding amidohydrolase family protein, which yields MTARVDRVIDCLVNVHFGETAKQPEFMLKVRDDYFKGPQSLYEQVEMSALLDEMDEHGVAKAILMDNLVKPSVTARTFAQERPDRFSLAIGGINLLRPVPALRELAAVRADLPITYAAVGPSFWGDGMYPPSDAVYYPLYAKCAELDLPLCVNTGLPGPPIPGEVQNPIHLDRVCVRFPELKLCMIHGADPWWDVAIRLLIKYANLRIMTSAWSPKRLPESLLHYMRTRGKTKVIFASDWPVLRQSRVVPEALALDLPTDVLDNYLYNNANSFFFGQEGD from the coding sequence ATGACAGCGCGTGTCGACCGGGTCATCGATTGCCTGGTCAACGTCCACTTCGGGGAGACCGCCAAGCAGCCCGAGTTCATGCTCAAGGTGCGCGACGACTACTTCAAGGGTCCGCAGTCGCTCTACGAGCAGGTGGAGATGTCGGCGCTGCTCGACGAGATGGACGAACACGGTGTCGCCAAGGCGATCCTGATGGACAACCTGGTCAAGCCGTCGGTCACCGCGCGCACGTTTGCCCAGGAGCGCCCCGATCGGTTCTCCCTCGCGATCGGTGGCATCAACCTGCTCCGCCCGGTGCCTGCGCTGCGTGAACTCGCCGCCGTCCGCGCCGATCTGCCCATCACGTATGCGGCCGTCGGCCCGAGCTTCTGGGGGGACGGCATGTATCCGCCCAGTGACGCGGTGTACTACCCGCTGTACGCCAAGTGCGCCGAACTCGACCTGCCGCTGTGTGTCAACACCGGCCTTCCGGGCCCGCCGATCCCCGGTGAAGTGCAGAACCCGATCCACCTCGACCGGGTGTGTGTGCGCTTTCCGGAATTGAAGCTGTGCATGATCCACGGTGCCGACCCGTGGTGGGACGTGGCGATCCGGCTGTTGATCAAGTACGCCAACCTGCGCATCATGACCTCGGCATGGTCGCCCAAGCGACTGCCGGAGAGCCTGCTGCACTACATGCGCACCCGTGGGAAGACCAAGGTGATCTTCGCCTCCGACTGGCCGGTGCTGCGGCAGAGCCGTGTCGTCCCGGAGGCGCTTGCGCTGGATCTGCCGACCGATGTCCTCGACAACTACCTCTACAACAACGCGAACAGCTTCTTCTTCGGGCAGGAAGGCGATTGA
- a CDS encoding acyl-CoA dehydrogenase family protein — MDRYELRRLDYSLSEDHQALQAAYRDFFGTRCTIETVRAAEESGFDKNLWERLCAMGATTMALPESVGGDGATLVDLTLVAEEIGRSLAPVPWIDHVCAARLLARLGTVDPDVVNGTQLVGLDAQQDSVSGVRLIPTGSIADHIVVRDGDEIVQLTFASRPARVDNIGKLPMAWVDPAAADTRTVVASGAEALTEYQRALDEWRLLTGAALVGLVEETMTIAAEFAKSRYTLGVPISTLQGISHPLANIAITVQGGRNLARRAAWFLDNEPDERPELAPSVFVFMAEEAAKAATMAVHVQGGLGVSAEAAATAYLVRARGWAIAGGDPGKTAQHIAAIVAEREGRS; from the coding sequence ATGGACCGCTACGAATTACGCAGGCTGGACTACAGCCTGTCCGAAGATCATCAAGCCTTACAGGCGGCCTACAGAGACTTCTTCGGCACCCGCTGCACGATCGAAACCGTCCGCGCCGCAGAGGAGTCCGGATTCGACAAGAACCTGTGGGAACGTCTGTGCGCCATGGGCGCCACGACGATGGCACTTCCCGAGTCGGTCGGCGGCGACGGAGCGACGCTGGTCGATCTGACGCTGGTCGCCGAGGAGATCGGCCGCTCGCTGGCCCCGGTGCCGTGGATAGATCATGTCTGCGCCGCCCGGCTGCTGGCCCGGCTGGGCACCGTCGATCCCGATGTGGTCAACGGCACGCAACTGGTGGGCCTGGACGCCCAGCAGGACAGCGTGTCCGGGGTCAGGTTGATCCCGACCGGATCGATCGCCGATCACATCGTGGTCCGCGACGGCGACGAGATCGTGCAGTTGACCTTTGCGTCGCGGCCGGCGCGAGTCGACAACATCGGCAAGCTGCCGATGGCGTGGGTGGACCCCGCCGCCGCCGACACTCGGACAGTTGTGGCCAGTGGCGCCGAGGCGCTCACCGAATACCAACGCGCATTGGATGAATGGCGGCTGCTGACCGGTGCGGCGCTGGTCGGCCTCGTCGAGGAGACGATGACGATCGCCGCGGAGTTCGCGAAGTCGCGCTACACGCTCGGCGTCCCGATCTCCACCCTGCAGGGCATCTCCCATCCGCTGGCGAACATCGCCATCACCGTGCAGGGGGGCCGCAACCTCGCCCGACGCGCGGCCTGGTTCCTCGACAACGAACCCGACGAGCGGCCCGAGTTGGCGCCGTCGGTCTTCGTGTTCATGGCCGAGGAAGCGGCAAAGGCCGCGACGATGGCCGTCCATGTGCAGGGCGGGCTCGGAGTCTCGGCCGAGGCGGCGGCGACCGCCTACCTCGTCCGTGCCAGAGGTTGGGCGATCGCCGGCGGTGACCCCGGCAAAACTGCACAACACATCGCCGCGATCGTCGCCGAGCGCGAAGGACGGAGCTGA
- a CDS encoding acyl-CoA dehydrogenase family protein → MDFARVQLDDDDQKFLDATREFLHEIVTEDVLRRDRETGDNFDEGVHLAIGAAGYWEREWKSDSGRAFTRVQRRIWELEKRRAHVPWVTAGTTAMIARSVEKFGSQELRDEVMPRVYTGHVRMCLGYTEPEGGSDVATCKTRAVREADGSSWIINGSKMFTTGAHNCQYVFLITNTDPTAPKHKSLTMFLVPLNTPGIEIQGIRTVDGDRTNIVYYSDVRVDDRYRLGEVNGGWTVVREPLNVEHGAVDTSVDGLQDVSIMMHQANFMAAAVDKAAAKSTAADPNGRRLIDDGSVAYRLGRSVARMEASLSAPSIFGRVALAQTMRDISPDLMDILGAASALPIGTDGAADDGAAEYVYRFAPLVGIYGGTLEVFRNMIAQYALGLGKPNYSAPGAKP, encoded by the coding sequence ATGGACTTCGCACGAGTGCAACTCGACGACGACGACCAGAAGTTCCTCGACGCGACCAGGGAATTCCTGCACGAGATCGTCACCGAGGACGTGTTGCGGCGCGATCGCGAAACTGGCGACAACTTCGACGAGGGCGTGCATCTGGCCATCGGCGCCGCCGGATACTGGGAGCGAGAGTGGAAGTCCGACTCCGGGCGGGCCTTCACCAGAGTGCAGCGGCGGATCTGGGAGCTCGAGAAGCGTCGCGCGCACGTGCCCTGGGTGACCGCAGGCACCACCGCGATGATCGCGCGGTCGGTGGAGAAGTTCGGTTCGCAGGAGCTCAGGGACGAGGTGATGCCGCGGGTGTACACCGGACACGTGCGGATGTGCCTCGGATACACCGAACCCGAGGGCGGATCCGACGTGGCGACCTGCAAGACCCGGGCGGTCCGCGAGGCGGATGGGTCGAGCTGGATCATCAACGGGTCGAAGATGTTCACCACCGGGGCTCACAACTGCCAGTACGTCTTCCTCATCACCAACACCGACCCGACGGCCCCGAAACACAAGAGCCTCACCATGTTCCTGGTGCCGCTGAACACTCCCGGCATCGAGATCCAGGGGATCCGCACCGTCGACGGCGACCGCACCAACATCGTCTACTACAGCGACGTCCGGGTGGACGACAGGTACCGACTCGGTGAGGTCAACGGTGGGTGGACGGTGGTCCGGGAACCGCTCAATGTCGAGCACGGTGCGGTGGACACATCCGTCGACGGTCTGCAGGACGTGTCGATCATGATGCACCAGGCCAATTTCATGGCTGCCGCGGTCGACAAGGCCGCGGCGAAGTCGACAGCCGCAGACCCCAACGGCCGCAGGCTGATCGACGACGGCTCCGTGGCCTACCGGCTGGGGCGCAGCGTGGCCAGAATGGAGGCGTCGCTGTCGGCGCCCAGCATCTTCGGTCGGGTGGCGCTCGCGCAGACGATGCGCGACATCTCACCGGACCTGATGGACATCCTGGGTGCCGCGTCGGCGCTGCCGATCGGCACCGACGGGGCCGCCGACGACGGCGCAGCCGAGTACGTGTACCGGTTCGCGCCGCTGGTCGGCATCTACGGCGGCACCCTCGAGGTGTTCCGCAACATGATCGCGCAGTACGCACTCGGCCTCGGCAAGCCGAACTACTCGGCGCCGGGGGCCAAGCCCTAG
- a CDS encoding thiolase family protein, producing the protein MHDVAIIGVGLHPFGRFEGKSAMEMGVDAITAAIDDAGVAWNDIQFGVGGSWTVANPDAIVGMVGLSGIPFTNVFNACATAASATKACADGIRLGDYDIGIAVGLDKHPRGAFTEDPGLVGMPSWYAENGQYLTTQFFGMKANRYLHEHGISHRTLAKVVNKNLRNGALNPNAFRRKPMDEDAILDSPMLNYPLTQYMFCSPDEGAAAVVMCRADLAHRYTTNKPVFVRAVEVRTRKYGAYEVNTTFAPVEEDVAPTVYAARAAFEKAGIEPSDVDVIQLQDTDAGAEIIHMAEAGFCTDGDQEKLIAEGATEIGGSMPINTDGGLLANGEPIGASGLRQLHEIVRQLRGEAGDRQIPGEPKVGFAQLYGAPGTAGATIVTT; encoded by the coding sequence ATGCACGATGTCGCCATCATCGGTGTGGGCTTGCACCCGTTCGGCAGATTCGAGGGTAAGTCGGCGATGGAGATGGGTGTGGACGCCATCACCGCCGCGATCGACGACGCAGGCGTGGCCTGGAACGACATCCAGTTCGGCGTCGGCGGCAGCTGGACCGTGGCCAATCCGGATGCCATCGTGGGCATGGTCGGCCTGTCTGGAATTCCCTTCACCAACGTGTTCAATGCGTGCGCTACCGCCGCGAGCGCCACCAAGGCGTGCGCAGACGGAATCCGCTTGGGTGACTACGACATCGGCATCGCAGTCGGCCTCGACAAGCACCCCCGCGGAGCCTTCACCGAGGATCCCGGGCTGGTCGGCATGCCGAGCTGGTACGCCGAGAACGGCCAGTATCTCACCACGCAGTTCTTCGGCATGAAGGCCAACCGCTACCTGCACGAGCACGGGATCAGCCACCGGACCCTGGCCAAGGTGGTCAACAAGAATCTCCGAAACGGTGCCCTGAACCCCAACGCGTTCCGGCGAAAGCCGATGGACGAGGACGCCATCCTGGACTCCCCCATGCTGAATTACCCTCTGACGCAGTACATGTTCTGCTCCCCCGACGAGGGTGCGGCCGCGGTGGTGATGTGCCGCGCCGACCTCGCCCACCGCTACACGACGAACAAGCCGGTGTTCGTCCGTGCGGTCGAAGTGCGCACCCGCAAGTATGGCGCGTACGAGGTCAATACCACCTTCGCGCCGGTGGAGGAAGACGTTGCACCCACCGTGTATGCCGCAAGGGCGGCCTTCGAGAAGGCGGGCATCGAACCATCGGACGTCGATGTGATCCAGTTGCAGGACACCGACGCCGGTGCCGAGATCATCCACATGGCCGAGGCCGGCTTCTGCACCGATGGTGATCAGGAGAAGCTGATCGCCGAGGGCGCCACCGAGATCGGTGGGTCGATGCCGATCAACACCGACGGCGGCCTGCTGGCCAATGGCGAGCCGATCGGCGCGTCGGGGCTGCGGCAGCTCCACGAGATCGTCCGTCAACTGCGCGGCGAAGCCGGCGACCGGCAGATCCCGGGTGAGCCGAAAGTGGGGTTCGCACAGCTCTACGGCGCACCGGGGACGGCGGGCGCCACCATCGTGACGACCTAG
- a CDS encoding NYN domain-containing protein, whose product MRWIVDGMNVIGSRPDGWWRNRHRAMTTLVDCLERWALRDGVEVTVVFERPPSPPIESSVITVAHAPTAAPNSADDEIVRMVSCDPHPEEIRVATSDRVLSDRVRSAHASVYPAERLRGMIDPR is encoded by the coding sequence GTGCGCTGGATTGTCGATGGAATGAACGTGATCGGCTCCCGCCCCGATGGCTGGTGGCGCAACAGGCACCGCGCGATGACGACCCTGGTCGACTGTCTGGAACGGTGGGCACTGCGCGACGGCGTCGAGGTGACCGTGGTATTCGAGCGGCCCCCATCGCCGCCGATCGAGTCGTCGGTCATCACGGTGGCGCACGCACCGACTGCGGCCCCCAACTCCGCCGACGACGAGATCGTCAGAATGGTCTCCTGTGATCCGCACCCCGAAGAGATCCGGGTGGCGACGTCGGACCGCGTTCTGTCCGATCGGGTTCGGTCGGCGCATGCGTCGGTGTATCCGGCCGAACGGCTACGGGGGATGATCGATCCCCGGTGA
- a CDS encoding molybdopterin-dependent oxidoreductase, whose protein sequence is MAGSVEQNTGVEHKITFCRICEPLCGMIATVEDGTLVALRPDKDHPLSSGFACQKGIAFTEVVNDPDRVTVPLRRTGDGFEPVSWDEALADITTRLSTILRDHGSGSVGWYFGNPGAFSYAHVLSALGFIKGLGRRTHFFTASSQDTNSRLMASQLLYGTPISVPIPDLTRTELLVVMGANPVVSHGSFLTAPRIKDRMHDIVKGGGRVVVIDPRRSETAAQFEWCGIVPDTDSHLLLSLLQVMFAEGLVDVGQIAAHADGLDWLRTQAAPFTPEVTQAFTGIDADVVRALARDLAATPRAAIYGRLGTCAGRYGTLTSYLIDVVNLVAGNLDKPGGSVFGSLGLPGQRLVNVMMGAFLRRAYRRKRSRIGGFRALIGSEPAAVMAKEILTPGQRQIRALFVSAGNPVLSVPNGSELENALESLDLAVALDFYLTETTSRCDYILPVTTMYERDDFPLTFQAFQATPFRQATEAVAKPVGQSRQEWEIVGELMRGLRGHSPVFRAVAATGKALNLLGIEAGPRVVADGIIRFTGGGNRFGLRPGGLTFGRLTDRHPHGKVLAPHLKTGVLKQAISYPRGRIQLMHNDITAEIAMLSQGAHPGEFPLRMIGMREARSENSWMHNSPLLMRGDRRQYGLINFDDAAALHIDDGQEVQVSSPYGQISVPVTVTKDIVPGVIAVPHGWGHKGTGGWRLANEAGGANVNQLTSSDPDDVESMSGMAWLTGVPVRIDAP, encoded by the coding sequence ATGGCTGGAAGCGTCGAACAGAACACCGGTGTCGAACACAAGATCACGTTCTGCCGGATCTGCGAGCCGCTCTGCGGCATGATCGCCACCGTCGAAGACGGCACGCTCGTCGCACTGCGTCCCGACAAGGACCATCCGCTGTCGTCCGGGTTCGCCTGTCAGAAGGGCATCGCGTTCACCGAGGTCGTCAACGACCCCGATCGCGTCACGGTCCCGCTGCGCCGGACGGGCGACGGGTTCGAGCCGGTGTCCTGGGACGAGGCGCTCGCAGACATCACGACCCGACTGTCGACGATCCTGCGGGACCACGGATCGGGCTCTGTCGGTTGGTATTTCGGAAATCCCGGAGCCTTCAGTTATGCGCATGTGCTGTCGGCGCTCGGGTTCATCAAGGGGCTGGGCCGGCGCACCCACTTCTTCACGGCGTCGTCTCAGGACACCAACAGCAGGCTGATGGCGAGCCAACTTCTCTACGGGACCCCGATCTCGGTTCCGATACCGGACCTGACCCGTACCGAACTCCTCGTCGTGATGGGCGCCAACCCCGTCGTCTCGCACGGCAGTTTCCTGACAGCGCCGCGGATCAAGGACCGGATGCACGACATCGTCAAGGGTGGCGGCCGGGTGGTGGTGATCGACCCGCGCCGATCCGAGACGGCGGCCCAGTTCGAGTGGTGCGGGATCGTCCCGGACACCGATTCGCATCTGCTGCTGTCACTTCTGCAGGTGATGTTCGCCGAGGGTCTGGTCGATGTCGGGCAGATCGCTGCTCACGCCGACGGACTCGATTGGCTTCGAACACAGGCAGCACCGTTCACACCCGAGGTCACGCAGGCCTTCACCGGGATCGATGCGGACGTGGTGCGCGCGTTGGCCCGTGACCTCGCGGCAACGCCACGCGCGGCGATCTACGGACGGCTGGGAACCTGCGCGGGACGGTACGGGACGCTGACCTCCTACCTGATCGACGTCGTCAACCTGGTCGCGGGAAATCTCGACAAACCGGGCGGATCGGTCTTCGGCAGCCTGGGCCTACCGGGGCAGCGGTTGGTCAACGTCATGATGGGGGCGTTCCTGCGCCGCGCCTACCGCCGGAAGAGATCTCGGATCGGCGGGTTCCGCGCGCTGATCGGCTCAGAGCCGGCCGCAGTGATGGCCAAAGAGATACTCACGCCGGGTCAGCGGCAGATCAGAGCGCTGTTCGTCAGCGCAGGCAATCCGGTGCTGTCGGTGCCCAACGGCAGTGAATTGGAGAACGCACTCGAATCCTTGGATCTTGCTGTGGCACTGGACTTCTACCTGACCGAGACGACGTCGCGCTGTGACTACATCCTGCCGGTGACGACGATGTACGAACGCGACGACTTTCCGTTGACGTTCCAGGCGTTCCAGGCCACGCCGTTTCGCCAGGCCACCGAGGCTGTGGCCAAGCCCGTCGGCCAGTCGCGCCAGGAGTGGGAGATCGTCGGGGAGTTGATGCGAGGTCTGCGCGGCCACTCGCCGGTGTTCCGCGCGGTCGCCGCGACGGGCAAGGCCCTCAACCTGTTGGGGATCGAGGCCGGCCCGCGAGTGGTGGCCGACGGGATCATCAGGTTCACCGGCGGCGGCAACCGGTTCGGTCTGCGCCCGGGGGGCCTGACGTTCGGCCGACTCACCGACCGCCATCCGCACGGGAAGGTGCTCGCACCCCATCTGAAGACCGGCGTCCTCAAGCAGGCCATCAGTTATCCGCGCGGCCGAATCCAATTGATGCACAACGACATCACCGCCGAGATCGCCATGCTGTCGCAAGGTGCGCATCCCGGCGAGTTCCCACTGCGGATGATCGGTATGCGCGAAGCCCGTTCGGAGAACTCGTGGATGCACAACTCGCCGCTGCTGATGCGGGGCGATCGTCGCCAGTACGGGCTGATCAACTTCGACGACGCCGCCGCACTGCACATCGACGACGGCCAGGAGGTGCAGGTCAGCTCGCCGTACGGCCAGATCAGTGTGCCGGTCACGGTGACCAAGGACATCGTGCCCGGCGTGATCGCGGTGCCGCACGGGTGGGGACACAAGGGCACTGGCGGTTGGCGTCTGGCGAATGAAGCCGGCGGCGCCAACGTGAACCAGTTGACCTCGAGTGACCCCGACGACGTCGAATCGATGTCGGGCATGGCGTGGTTGACCGGAGTCCCCGTCCGCATCGACGCCCCCTGA
- a CDS encoding CaiB/BaiF CoA-transferase family protein, translating into MEGVRVLEVAQFTFVPAAGAILADWGADVIKIEHPVRGDTQRGFINMGGFQMDPNRHPLIEHPNRGKRSVGIDVSTPDGQQVLYEIAETADVYLTNYMPQARQKNKFDVEHIRAVNPDIIYARGSAYGDKGPERTVGGFDGTAFWTRSGVGHALTPEGIGGALSQGIPAFGDSIGGMNIAGGIAAALFHRERTGETAEIDVSLLSTAWWAAGASVTQGMESGETMRSLMPNSAGPTVNPFLGNYLTSDGGTINLCIVSPTGYIRDAFEHLGLPEMADDPKFSEVLPLIENASEAAELIADSFRSKPFDYWREHLKTMKGQWAPFQSLVDLGTDEQAIANDMIAEVEASDGGRPFKVVRGPVQFNHEPLETTRAPQASEHTETVLMELGLDWDRIEALKDSGAIA; encoded by the coding sequence ATGGAGGGCGTCCGCGTCCTCGAGGTAGCTCAGTTCACCTTCGTGCCGGCAGCGGGTGCGATCCTCGCCGACTGGGGCGCCGATGTGATCAAGATAGAGCATCCGGTGCGAGGCGACACCCAGCGAGGCTTCATCAACATGGGCGGGTTCCAGATGGACCCCAACCGGCATCCCCTCATCGAGCACCCGAACCGCGGCAAGCGCAGTGTCGGTATCGACGTGTCGACCCCCGACGGCCAGCAGGTCCTCTACGAAATCGCCGAGACCGCCGACGTCTACCTCACCAACTACATGCCGCAGGCACGGCAGAAGAACAAGTTCGACGTCGAACACATCCGCGCGGTGAACCCCGACATCATCTATGCGCGCGGCAGCGCCTACGGCGACAAGGGCCCCGAACGCACCGTCGGCGGCTTCGACGGGACCGCGTTCTGGACCCGCAGCGGGGTGGGTCACGCGCTCACCCCGGAAGGGATCGGAGGCGCTCTGTCGCAGGGCATTCCGGCGTTCGGCGACTCGATCGGCGGAATGAACATCGCCGGCGGGATCGCCGCGGCGCTGTTCCACCGCGAACGCACCGGCGAGACGGCGGAGATCGACGTGTCGCTGTTGAGCACGGCGTGGTGGGCCGCAGGCGCCAGCGTGACGCAGGGAATGGAATCCGGTGAGACGATGCGGTCGTTGATGCCGAATTCGGCGGGTCCCACGGTCAACCCATTCCTGGGCAACTACCTGACCTCCGACGGCGGCACCATCAATCTGTGCATCGTCAGCCCGACCGGGTACATCCGCGACGCGTTCGAGCATCTCGGCCTACCCGAGATGGCCGACGACCCCAAGTTCTCCGAGGTGCTCCCCCTCATCGAGAATGCCTCCGAGGCAGCCGAACTCATCGCCGACTCGTTCCGCAGCAAGCCCTTCGACTACTGGCGGGAGCACCTCAAGACCATGAAGGGACAGTGGGCGCCGTTCCAGAGCCTGGTCGATCTCGGAACCGACGAACAGGCCATCGCCAACGACATGATCGCCGAGGTGGAGGCGAGCGACGGCGGGCGGCCCTTCAAGGTGGTCCGCGGGCCGGTGCAGTTCAATCACGAACCGCTCGAGACCACCCGCGCACCGCAGGCGTCCGAGCACACCGAGACCGTGCTCATGGAACTCGGGCTGGACTGGGACCGCATCGAGGCCCTCAAGGACAGCGGCGCGATCGCCTAG
- a CDS encoding aldehyde dehydrogenase family protein, whose amino-acid sequence MSDVAAGSVETSVELGERVGLRAERRMLIGGELVEADSGAEFDNVSPATGAVLGGTAAAGARDMDCAIGAARLAFDAGDWSTDSSLRKRCLQQLQAAIEAEREELRDELVAEVGCPVMTTQSAQLDWPLAESLSYPAHLIDAFEWERLLDGGGLFGDRNIRTVVKEPVGVVAAVTPSNFPIEVILNKLGPALAAGNTVVLKPDPHTPWNATRLGRLIKERTDIPRGVVNVVTTPSNEVAGMLGTDPRVDLVSFTGSTAVGRLLMRQGADTMKRMFLELGGKSAAIVLDDANPAVIVPTAVGVCVHAGQACAATSRMLIHRSLYDQAVADITDAYRAVPVGDPVDPGTFVGPVISAAQKDRVLAAIDEARAAGAEITVGGGPVEGLPGHLAGGHFVAPTVIVGVDNSAPIAQREVFGPVLVLIPFDDDDEAVRIANDSVFGLAGAVMSRSAERGMSIARRVRTGSFGVNGGMFYGADAPFGGYKSSGVGRQCGIEGFGQYLETKTIARRERRQS is encoded by the coding sequence GTGAGCGACGTCGCAGCGGGTTCAGTCGAGACCAGCGTCGAGTTGGGAGAGCGCGTCGGGCTGCGCGCCGAGCGCAGGATGCTGATCGGCGGCGAACTCGTCGAGGCGGACTCCGGCGCGGAGTTCGACAATGTCAGTCCGGCCACCGGCGCAGTGCTGGGTGGCACCGCCGCGGCCGGTGCCCGCGACATGGACTGCGCGATCGGAGCGGCCCGCCTCGCGTTCGACGCGGGGGACTGGTCCACCGACAGCTCGCTACGCAAGCGATGCCTGCAGCAACTGCAGGCCGCGATCGAGGCCGAGCGCGAGGAGTTGCGCGACGAACTCGTCGCCGAGGTGGGCTGCCCGGTGATGACGACGCAGTCGGCGCAACTGGATTGGCCGCTGGCTGAGTCGCTGAGCTATCCGGCGCACCTGATCGATGCGTTCGAGTGGGAACGGCTGCTCGACGGCGGCGGACTGTTCGGGGACCGCAACATCCGCACCGTCGTCAAGGAACCGGTGGGCGTCGTCGCCGCCGTGACACCGTCGAACTTCCCGATCGAGGTCATCCTCAACAAGCTCGGCCCTGCTCTGGCGGCCGGAAACACCGTTGTCCTCAAACCCGACCCCCACACGCCCTGGAACGCGACCAGGCTCGGCAGGCTCATCAAGGAGCGGACCGACATCCCGCGCGGGGTCGTCAATGTGGTCACCACCCCTTCCAACGAGGTGGCAGGTATGTTGGGCACCGATCCGCGCGTCGACCTGGTGTCGTTCACCGGATCAACCGCGGTCGGCCGGCTGCTGATGCGCCAGGGCGCCGACACGATGAAGCGGATGTTCCTCGAACTCGGCGGCAAGTCCGCGGCGATCGTGCTCGACGACGCCAACCCGGCGGTGATCGTGCCGACCGCGGTGGGTGTCTGTGTACACGCCGGGCAGGCGTGTGCGGCCACCAGCAGGATGCTGATCCATCGCTCCCTCTACGACCAGGCGGTCGCTGACATCACCGACGCGTATCGGGCTGTGCCGGTGGGCGATCCGGTCGATCCCGGCACCTTCGTCGGTCCGGTGATCAGCGCCGCGCAGAAGGACCGGGTGCTGGCAGCGATCGACGAAGCGCGGGCCGCCGGTGCGGAGATCACCGTGGGCGGCGGTCCGGTCGAAGGGCTGCCCGGACACCTGGCAGGCGGACACTTCGTCGCCCCGACGGTGATCGTCGGCGTCGACAACAGCGCACCGATCGCCCAGCGGGAAGTCTTCGGACCGGTGCTGGTGTTGATCCCGTTCGACGACGACGACGAGGCAGTGCGCATCGCCAACGACAGTGTGTTCGGGCTCGCGGGTGCGGTGATGTCCCGATCCGCGGAACGCGGGATGTCGATCGCGCGGCGCGTTCGCACCGGCTCCTTCGGTGTCAACGGCGGGATGTTCTACGGCGCCGACGCGCCGTTCGGCGGCTACAAGAGCAGCGGTGTGGGCAGGCAGTGCGGCATCGAGGGGTTCGGACAGTATCTCGAGACCAAGACCATCGCCCGCCGCGAGCGTCGACAGAGCTGA